The following proteins come from a genomic window of Lycium ferocissimum isolate CSIRO_LF1 chromosome 4, AGI_CSIRO_Lferr_CH_V1, whole genome shotgun sequence:
- the LOC132052767 gene encoding ruBisCO large subunit-binding protein subunit alpha-like, whose product MASANAISTASILPSSSKQEGLKGRRVNQLQGQKFNNKGSKSRLVVRANAKEIAFDQKSRAALQAGIDKLVDVVGVTLGPRGRNVVLDEYDTPKVVNDGVTIARAIELADAMENAGATLIREVASLTNDSAGDGTTTASVLAREIIKLGLLSVTSGANPVSLKKGIDKTVNALIAMLERRARPVKGRDDIKAIASISAGNDDEIGTMIADAIDKVGPDGVLSIESSSSFETTVRVEEGMEIDKGYISPQFITNQEKLIVEFEFARVLITDHEISAIKDIMPLLEKATELRAPLLIIAGDVKGEALATLIVNKLRGILNVAAIRAPGFGQRRKALLQDIAIVTGAEYQASDLCMDIANTPVEALGFARKVNITKDSTTILAENVLKDEIQARISQIKKELDNTDSATDSEKLAERIAKLSGGVAVIKVGAATEAELEDRKLRIEDAKNATFAAIQEGIVPGGGAALVHLSTYVPSIKDNLEDPDEKLGADIVQKALVAPASLIAQNAGVEGEVVVEKIKASKWKMGYNAMTDKYEDLVGAGVIDPAMVTRCALQNAASVAGMVLTTQAIVVDKKMPNAAPAFAPPQGLPMM is encoded by the exons ATGGCATCTGCAAATGCTATCTCCACCGCATCTATCCTTCCTTCTTCCTCTAAACAG GAGGGTTTGAAGGGAAGAAGGGTGAATCAATTGCAAGGCCAGAAATTCAACAATAAAGGTTCAAAGAGCAGATTAGTAGTAAGGGCAAATGCTAAAGAAATTGCATTTGACCAGAAATCAAGAGCTGCCCTTCAGGCAGGAATTGATAAGCTTGtcgatgttgttggtgttaCTCTTGGTCCTAGAG GAAGGAATGTGGTTTTAGATGAATATGATACCCCGAAAGTGGTTAATGATGGAGTCACGATTGCTCGCGCCATAGAGCTAGCTGATGCCATGGAAAATGCAGGCGCCACCCTTATCAGAGAG GTTGCAAGCCTAACGAATGATTCTGCTGGTGATGGGACAACAACTGCATCAGTTCTTGCCCGGGAAATCATTAAACTTGGTCTTTTAAGTGTTACATCTGGTGCAAATCCAGTCTCTCTGAAGAAGGGCATTGACAAAACTGTAAATGCTTTGATTGCAATGCTAGAAAGGAGGGCTCGGCCTGTTAAAGGTCGTGATGACATCAAAG CTATCGCTTCTATCTCTGCTGGAAATGATGATGAAATCGGAACCATGATTGCTGATGCAATTGACAAAGTTGGTCCTGATGGTGTTCTATCAATAGAGTCATCCTCTTCCTTTGAAACAACTGTTCGTGTTGAAGAGGGGATGGAG ATTGATAAGGGATATATATCCCCACAATTCATCACCAACCAGGAGAAATTAATCGTTGAATTTGAGTTTGCTAGAGTGTTGATTACAGATCACGAGATTTCAGCAATCAAGGATATTATGCCCCTCTTGGAGAAGGCAACTGAATTACGAGCCCCTCTGCTCATTATTGCTGGAGACGTAAAAGGAGAAGCTTTGGCTACTCTTATTGTGAACAAGCTACGAGGTATATTGAATGTCGCTGCCATCAGAGCACCTGGTTTTGGTCAAAGGAGGAAGGCTCTTCTCCAAGATATTGCCATTGTAACAG GAGCGGAGTACCAGGCATCTGATTTGTGTATGGATATTGCGAATACCCCAGTTGAAGCACTAGGTTTTGCTAGAAAGGTGAATATCACCAAGGACTCAACAACCATCCTTGCTGAAAATGTGTTGAAAGACGAGATACAGGCTAGGATTTCTCAGATTAAAAAGGAGTTGGACAATACAGATTCAGCGACTGACTCCGAAAAACTTGCTGAGAGAATTGCTAAGTTGTCTGGAGGCGTTGCTGTCATAAAGGTAGGAGCTGCAACAGAAGCTGAGCTTGAGGACCGCAAGCTTAGAATTGAGGATGCAAAAAATGCAACTTTTGCTGCAATTCAAGAGGGAATTGTACCTGGTGGCGGTGCTGCTTTGGTTCATCTATCAACTTACGTCCCTTCCATTAAGGACAATCTCGAAGATCCTGATGAGAAGTTGGGCGCTGACATTGTGCAAAAG GCATTAGTAGCTCCAGCATCTTTGATAGCTCAGAATGCTGGGGTTGAAGGGGAAGTAGTAGTGGAGAAGATAAAGGCTAGCAAATGGAAGATGGGTTACAATGCAATGACTGACAAGTATGAGGATTTAGTAGGAGCTGGTGTTATTGATCCAGCAATGGTAACAAGATGTGCTTTGCAGAATGCAGCTTCAGTTGCAGGAATGGTACTCACTACACAAGCGATTGTCGTGGACAAGAAAATGCCTAATGCTGCACCTGCATTCGCTCCTCCTCAAGGACTTCCCATGATGTAA
- the LOC132052766 gene encoding 3-hydroxyacyl-[acyl-carrier-protein] dehydratase FERN, mitochondrial has protein sequence MLIKRLFSSSSSASPNLFKIGSILKQARTFTDADVVDYSKLTRDANPLHFDAECAKNAGFDDCLVHGMLVASLFPRIIAAHFPGAIYVSQTLQFKLPVYIGDEIIAEVQAISIRQIKNKYITKLSTKCIKRDGPLVIDGEATAVLLSLVMEPPHLSSTSS, from the exons ATGCTTATAAAACGTCTCTTCTCATCGTCATCGTCCGCTTCCCCGAATTTGTTTAAAATAGGAAGCATTTTGAAGCAAGCTAGGACATTTACAGATGCTgatgttgttgattattctaaGTTGACACGGGATGCTAATCCATTGCATTTTGATGCTGAATGTGCCAAGAATGCTGGTTTTGATGACTGCCTTGTTCATGGGATGCTTGTTGCTTCCTTATTTCCCAGGATTATTGCTGCCCATTTT CCAGGAGCTATATATGTCTCACAAACCTTGCAATTCAAGTTGCCTGTTTATATAGGAGATGAGATCATCGCTGAGGTACAAGCAATAAgcataagacaaataaaaaacaaGTACAT CACAAAACTGTCAACAAAATGTATCAAACGTGACGGTCCTCTGGTAATCGATGGTGAAGCAACAGCAGTTTTACTATCTCTGGTCATGGAACCACCTCACTTGTCAAGTACTTCCAGCTAA
- the LOC132052768 gene encoding ABC transporter G family member 28-like, whose amino-acid sequence MCRLKQGNPNNVFIHIFLSFAILLIMANFAYGQQPTSNNSMGMTLVKSVLASRIKNLSTIMTKNLKGQMDFCIENVDKEWDAAFNFSDNSGFLEGCLKQTKGGVQQRLCTVAEIKFYSTSLLEVADESGAARSSNYLRPNKNCNLSSWISGCEPGWACSAGNDTKIDFENDKEIPSRTLDCQSCCEGFFCPHGLTCMIPCPMGAYCPLSKLNTTTGICDPYRYQLPPGDANHTCGGADMWADFMSATELFCSAGFYCPTAVQKIPCNKGYYCRAGSTEQTSCYKFATCERQTANQNITYYGIMLFGAIMLILLIIYNCSDQVLSSRERKQAKSREAGARSARESAQAQNNWKSNLASMGSQLSKTFSRRKSTRQDVQKDSDQFKPGKDSGLPLPPGMSQAKAKKQHNLKKMINASEENPDSEASNIETGDKKFKKDKGKQLHSRTQIFRYAYGQIEKEKALQEQNKDMTFSGVVNMASEFEIRPRPPIEIHFKDLTLTLKGKNKHLLRCVTGTLSPGRVSAVMGPSGAGKTTFLSALTGKAAAGCTTTGSILINGKSDSIQSYKKVIGFVPQDDIVHGNLTVEENLWFSARCRLAADLAKPEKVLVVERVIESLGLQQVRDSLVGTVEKRGISGGQRKRVNVGLEMVIEPSLLILDEPTSGLDSTSSQLLLRALRREALEGVNICMVLHQPSYTLFRMFDDFILLAKGGLTAYHGPVSKVEEYFSGLGINVPDRVNPPDHFIDILEGIYKLPTSIGVSYKDLPLRWMLHNGYAVPPDMLGSSGSAASSAGDNSAHGGSSAAIGPDQSFAGELWSDVKSNVEQKKDHIQHRLLSSHDLSNRKTPGVLLQYRYFLGRLGKQRLREARIQSVDYLILLLAGICLGTLAKVSDESFGAQGYLYTVIAVSLLGKIAALRSFALDKVYYWRESASGMSSLAYFMAKDTLDHFSTIVKPAVYLSMFYFFNNPRSTIWDNYIILLCLTYCVTGIAYALAIYFEPGPAQLWSVLLPVVLTLVANQDGDPLMAKIGDYCYPKWALEAFLLATARRYSGVWLISRCGLLKSRNYDLNDWYYCLLYLILVGILSRCVAFFCLVMFQKK is encoded by the exons atgTGCAGATTAAAACAAGGGAACCCCAACAATGTATTCATACACATCTTTTTATCCTTTGCAATTTTGCTTATTATGGCGAATTTTGCTTATGGGCAGCAACCTACTAGCAATAATTCAATGGGGATGACACTAGTCAAGAGTGTTCTTGCTTCACGTATCAAAAATTTGTCCACCATTATGACCAAAAATTTGAAAGGCCAAATGGATTTTTGCATCGAAAATGT AGACAAAGAGTGGGATGCTGCTTTCAATTTCTCCGATAACTCAGGTTTTTTGGAAGGGTGTCTTAAACAGACAAAAG GGGGCGTTCAGCAGCGCTTGTGTACTGTAGCAGAAATAAAGTTCTACTCTACTAGTTTACTGGAAGTGGCGGATGAAAGTGGAGCAGCAAGGAGTTCTAATTACCTGAGACCGAACAAGAACTGTAATCTATCATCATGGATTTCTGGATGTGAGCCAGGATGGGCTTGTAGTGCTGGAAATGACACGAAAATTGACTTTGAAAATGATAAGGAGATTCCATCTAGAACTCTAGATTGTCAATCTTGTTGTGAAGGCTTCTTCTGTCCTCATGGTCTCACCTGCATGATAC CCTGCCCGATGGGTGCTTATTGCCCTCTTTCAAAGCTTAACACGACCACTGGTATATGTGATCC CTACCGCTATCAACTTCCTCCTGGAGACGCCAATCATACTTGTGGTGGAGCAGATATGTGGGCTGATTTTATGAGTGCTACTGAACTTTTTTGTTCGGCAGGATTTTACTGTCCAACTGCTGTCCAGAAGATTCCTTGCAATAAAGG ATATTACTGCAGAGCTGGTTCAACAGAACAAACAA GCTGCTATAAATTTGCAACTTGTGAACGTCAGACTGCAAACCAAAATATCACTTATTATGGTATCATGTTGTTT gGTGCAATCATGCTTATACTTCTCATTATATACAACTGTTCTGACCAAGTTCTGAGCAGTAGAGAACGAAAACAAGCCAAGTCCAGAGAAGCCGGTGCAAGAAGTGCAAGGGAAAGTGCTCAGGCACAAAACAACTGGAAATCTAACCTTGCTAGCATGGGGTCTCAATTGTCGAAGACATTCTCCCGTAGAAAGTCAACAAGGCAGGACGTGCAGAAGGATAGTGATCAATTTAAACCTGGTAAAGATTCTGGCTTGCCCTTGCCCCCAGGTATGTCTCAGGCAAAAGCAAAGAAGCAACACAACCTCAAGAAGATGATCAATGCATCTGAAGAGAACCCTGATAGTGAAGCTTCCAACATTGAAACTGGggataaaaagtttaaaaaggaCAAGGGTAAACAATTACATTCAAGGACTCAAATTTTTAGATATGCATATGGGCAAATCGAGAAAGAAAAAGCTCTGCAGGAGCAGAACAAAGACATGACCTTTTCTGGAGTAGTCAACATGGCAAGCGAGTTTGAGATAAGGCCCAGGCCTCCTATTGAGATTCACTTTAAAGATTTGACACTAACTTTGAAGGGGAAAAACAAGCATCTATTGAGGTGTGTAACAGGGACATTATCACCTGGCCGTGTTTCTGCTGTTATGGGCCCGTCTGGTGCTGGAAAGACAACATTTCTATCTGCATTGACTGGAAAAGCTGCAGCAGGGTGTACTACAACTGGTTCCATTCTCATAAATGGAAAGTCTGACTCTATTCAGTCATACAAGAAAGTTATTGGCTTTGTTCCTCAAGATGATATAGTGCATGGAAATTTGACAGTGGAGGAGAATCTTTGGTTTAGTGCTCGGTGCAG ATTGGCTGCTGATTTGGCAAAACCAGAAAAGGTTTTAGTTGTTGAAAGAGTCATAGAGTCCCTGGGATTGCAACAGGTGAGAGATTCTCTTGTGGGGACAGTGGAGAAGCGAGGCATTTCTGGGGGTCAGAGAAAGCGAGTAAATGTTGGGCTCGAAATGGTTATAGAACCTTCTTTGTTAATTTTAGATGAACCAACTTCCGGTCTGGATAGCACTTCATCTCAGTTATTGCTTAGGGCACTTCGTCGTGAAGCTCTTGAAGGAGTGAATATATGCATGGTGCTTCATCAACCAAG CTATACTTTGTTTAGGATGTTCGACGATTTTATACTTCTAGCCAAGGGTGGCCTTACAGCGTACCATGGACCAGTATCAAAAGTTGAAGAGTACTTTTCAGGACTTGGAATCAATGTCCCAGATCGTGTTAATCCTCCAGATCACTTCATTGATATTTTAGAGGGAATTTATAAACTTCCAACAAGTATAGGAGTAAGCTATAAAGATCTTCCTCTTAGATGGATGCTTCATAATGGTTACGCAGTACCACCAGACATGCTAGGTTCTTCGGGATCAGCAGCTTCCTCGGCTGGTGATAATTCAGCTCACGGAGGAAGTTCTGCAGCTATTGGTCCTGATCAATCTTTCGCAGGAGAGTTATGGTCGGATGTCAAATCCAATGTTGAACAGAAGAAGGACCATATACAGCATAGACTTTTGTCATCACATGACTTGTCGAACCGGAAAACACCTGGTGTCCTACTCCAATATAGGTATTTCCTTGGAAG ACTCGGCAAGCAGCGACTGCGGGAAGCGAGGATACAATCTGTCGATTATCTTATACTATTACTTGCTGGGATCTGTTTAGGAACACTTGCTAAAGTGAGTGATGAAAGCTTTGGGGCACAGGGTTACCTTTACACAGTCATTGCAGTTT CTCTCCTTGGCAAGATTGCAGCATTGAGGTCATTTGCTCTAGATAAAGTATACTACTGGAGAGAGAGTGCATCCGGCATGAGCAGCTTGGCTTACTTTATGGCCAAGGATACACTTGACCATTTCAGCACAATTGTAAAGCCTGCAGTTTATCTATCAATGTTCTATTTCTTCAATAATCCAAGATCCACTATTTGGGATAATTACATTATCTTGCTTTGTCTCACATACTGCGTCACGGGAATAGCTTATGCTTTGGCCATCTACTTTGAACCTGGTCCAGCCCAACTG TGGTCGGTGTTGCTACCAGTTGTTTTGACTCTCGTTGCAAACCAGGATGGCGACCCACTTATGGCAAAAATAGGAGATTATTGCTATCCTAAGTGGGCTTTGGAAGCATTTTTGCTTGCAACAGCTAGAAG GTACTCTGGTGTGTGGCTGATCTCAAGATGTGGTTTACTAAAGTCAAGGAACTATGATCTTAATGACTGGTATTATTGCTTGCTATACCTCATCCTTGTGGGCATTCTCAGCCGCTGTGTAGCATTCTTCTGTTTGGTGATGTTCCAGAAAAAATAG
- the LOC132052769 gene encoding lysM domain receptor-like kinase 3 → MCKKKMAVNAAQPVSTNPKRSSRPAQSQSSTSSTQPPKSPISQPGPSNSSNRVSYTSNSGFGSGSEYRLDTSVATTSVSSQASLSIFRSSLPDNPQVYNFSDIRAATNNFLAKRYSSTSSSQSWRCTLHGKDVIIFQRRIHKSMEKSELRAKLSVICRSHYKSIIKLLGASISGDHIYLVYDFVIGSNLSLCLRNPRNPSYTILSTWMSRMQIAADVAQGLDYIHNTTGLEISPVHKYVKSSGIIVTEPSFNAKICHFGAAELCSVTKSKAVTNGGEIGDEPSASKPREFEGVRGYMSPEFQLTGVVTQKSDVYAFGVVLLELFSGEEPVRFKYDKATGNYSKISVIETARQVVDCGGDDVDMRLRNWVDRRLSDSFPVDVAKKVIRLALDCLHVEPDDRPDMRRVAGKISKLYLESKFWSDRVKMPTEISVSLAPR, encoded by the exons ATGTGTAAAAAGAAAATGGCAGTTAATGCTGCACAACCCGTTTCAACAAACCCAAAAAGATCCTCTAGACCAGCACAATCTCAATCTTCAACATCTTCTACACAACCACCAAAATCCCCAATTTCTCAGCCCGGCCCATCAAACAGCAGCAACCGGGTCAGTTACACATCCAATTCAGGTTTCGGGTCAGGCTCCGAATACCGCCTCGACACCTCCGTAGCAACCACATCAGTTTCCAGCCAAGCATCTCTTTCCATTTTTCGATCCTCATTACCTGATAATCCTCAAGTATACAATTTCTCCGATATTCGTGCAGCCACTAACAACTTCCTTGCGAAACGCTACTCCTCCACGTCATCCTCTCAATCATGGCGATGTACGCTCCATGGCAAAGATGTAATTATCTTCCAACGAAGAATCCACAAATCAATGGAGAAATCTGAATTAAGAGCCAAATTATCAGTTATTTGTAGAAGTCATTATAAAAGTATAATTAAACTCCTCGGCGCTTCAATTTCCGGTGATCACATTTACTTAGTATACGATTTCGTTATCGGTTCTAACCTTTCTCTATGTCTCCGAAACCCTAGAAACCCTAGCTATACGATTCTCTCCACTTGGATGTCTCGAATGCAAATCGCTGCTGATGTAGCTCAAGGCCTTGATTATATACACAATACTACCGGTTTGGAGATAAGTCCAGTTCATAAATATGTAAAGAGCAGTGGAATCATTGTTACTGAGCCTTCTTTTAACGCAAAAATTTGCCATTTCGGAGCGGCAGAGCTTTGCAGTGTAACCAAGAGCAAGGCCGTGACAAATGGCGGTGAGATCGGCGATGAGCCATCGGCGAGTAAACCTCGCGAGTTTGAAG GTGTGAGAGGTTACATGTCGCCGGAGTTTCAGCTGACCGGAGTAGTGACGCAGAAATCCGATGTGTACGCATTTGGAGTTGTTTTATTGGAATTATTTTCCGGTGAAGAGCCTGTGAGGTTTAAGTACGACAAGGCAACTGGAAACTACAGTAAAATATCGGTTATAGAGACGGCGAGGCAAGTAGTTGATTGCGGTGGCGATGACGTGGACATGCGGTTGAGGAATTGGGTGGACCGGAGGTTGAGTGATTCGTTTCCGGTTGACGTGGCAAAGAAGGTAATTAGATTGGCGTTGGATTGTTTACACGTGGAGCCTGATGATAGGCCAGATATGCGCCGCGTGGCCGGTAAGATATCGAAGTTGTATTTAGAGTCTAAATTTTGGTCGGATCGGGTCAAAATGCCCACAGAGATATCCGTGTCATTAGCACCTCGATGA